The proteins below come from a single Arthrobacter crystallopoietes genomic window:
- a CDS encoding MFS transporter, which translates to MSVNKPTSPETEKSGLKKIVAASMVGTVVEWYEFFLYATAASLVFGQFFFPNANTELDGIIAAFLTYAVGFIARPLGGIVFGQIGDKLGRKHTLQVTIIMVGVATFLMGCLPGFNSIGYWAPALLVILRFVQGFAVGGEWGGAVLLVAEHSPNKSRGFWSSWPQAAVPVGNLLATLVLLGMSWILPSDQFLSWGWRVAFWVSAFIVIIGYYIRTHVNEAPIFLEARAQVEADKAVSYGVMEVVKKYPKGIFGAMGLRFAENILYYIIVSFTIVYLKTVHEYDTSQLLLALLVAHVIHFIVIPQVGRLSDAFGRKPVYLAGAVLGASWAFFAFPMFDTQNPFIIIAAVTIGLCFHALMYAGQPAIMAEMFPTRMRYSGVSLGYQVTSIVAGSMAPIIATALLQDFGSWVPVAIYVAVACAITAVAVITLKETRGASLHDIDDADARKHGLNTARVSN; encoded by the coding sequence ATGAGCGTCAACAAGCCGACATCCCCGGAAACGGAGAAATCGGGACTGAAAAAGATTGTGGCCGCCTCAATGGTGGGCACGGTGGTGGAGTGGTACGAGTTCTTTCTCTACGCCACGGCCGCCTCGCTGGTCTTCGGCCAGTTCTTCTTCCCCAATGCCAACACGGAGCTGGACGGCATCATCGCGGCCTTCCTGACCTACGCGGTGGGCTTCATCGCCCGTCCGCTCGGCGGCATCGTCTTCGGCCAGATCGGCGACAAGCTCGGTCGCAAGCACACCCTGCAGGTCACCATCATCATGGTCGGCGTGGCCACGTTCCTGATGGGCTGCCTGCCCGGCTTCAACTCCATTGGCTACTGGGCGCCGGCCCTGCTGGTGATCCTGCGCTTCGTCCAGGGCTTCGCCGTGGGCGGCGAGTGGGGCGGAGCCGTCCTGCTCGTGGCCGAGCACAGCCCGAACAAGTCGCGCGGGTTCTGGTCCAGCTGGCCGCAGGCCGCCGTTCCGGTGGGCAACCTGCTGGCCACCCTGGTGCTGCTGGGCATGTCCTGGATCCTCCCCTCGGACCAGTTCCTGAGCTGGGGCTGGCGCGTGGCCTTCTGGGTGTCCGCGTTCATCGTCATCATCGGCTACTACATCCGCACCCACGTCAACGAGGCACCGATCTTCCTGGAGGCACGCGCCCAGGTGGAAGCCGACAAGGCCGTCAGCTACGGCGTGATGGAAGTTGTGAAGAAGTACCCCAAGGGCATCTTCGGCGCCATGGGCCTGCGCTTCGCCGAGAACATCCTGTACTACATCATCGTCAGCTTCACCATTGTGTACCTGAAAACCGTGCACGAGTACGATACGAGCCAGTTGCTGCTGGCGCTGCTGGTGGCCCACGTCATTCACTTCATTGTGATTCCGCAGGTCGGCCGGCTCTCCGATGCCTTCGGCCGCAAACCGGTCTACCTGGCCGGTGCGGTGCTCGGAGCCAGCTGGGCGTTCTTCGCCTTCCCGATGTTCGATACGCAGAACCCGTTCATCATCATCGCCGCCGTGACTATCGGCCTGTGCTTCCACGCGCTGATGTACGCGGGCCAGCCGGCCATCATGGCCGAGATGTTCCCCACCCGCATGCGCTACTCCGGCGTCTCCCTGGGCTACCAGGTCACCTCGATTGTTGCCGGCTCGATGGCGCCGATCATCGCGACCGCGTTGCTGCAGGACTTCGGTTCCTGGGTCCCGGTGGCCATCTACGTGGCGGTGGCCTGTGCCATTACCGCGGTCGCGGTGATCACGCTGAAGGAAACCCGGGGCGCTTCCCTGCACGACATTGACGACGCCGACGCCCGCAAGCATGGACTGAACACGGCCCGGGTCAGCAACTGA
- a CDS encoding LysR family transcriptional regulator, with amino-acid sequence MNHQSPGAAAPNPHDLLILLAVARTGRFTTAAESLGLNHTTVSRRIAALEKSLGGRTLARTVGGWELTDLGRRAVRAAEDVESAVATINEGEEEADQIAGVVRISATDGFSAFIIAPAVAQLRRKHPNLSVEIVNVTRRALQHRSGLDLEVVVGEPQVHRAEAIQLGYYMLGMYASRRYLEDFGTPASVAELSEHGLVYFVDSMLQVDDLDAPRRLVPGMLDSLSSTNVFVHVEATRAGAGIGFLPCFMADRHPDLVRLLPEDFQERLPYWMVLRPDSLRQPAVAAVAEALRRRTAAVEDALLGREPLDY; translated from the coding sequence ATGAACCACCAGTCCCCCGGTGCCGCCGCCCCGAACCCCCATGATCTGCTGATCCTGCTTGCCGTGGCGCGGACCGGAAGATTTACGACGGCGGCCGAGAGCCTGGGTTTGAACCACACCACCGTGTCGCGCCGGATTGCCGCGCTGGAGAAGAGCCTCGGCGGCCGGACGCTCGCCCGCACCGTGGGAGGCTGGGAACTGACCGATCTGGGTCGCCGGGCCGTGCGGGCCGCCGAGGACGTAGAGTCCGCGGTGGCCACCATCAACGAAGGCGAGGAAGAAGCGGACCAGATCGCCGGCGTCGTACGCATTTCCGCTACCGATGGCTTCAGCGCGTTCATCATCGCGCCGGCGGTGGCACAGCTGCGCAGGAAGCATCCGAACCTCAGCGTGGAAATCGTGAACGTGACCCGACGAGCGCTGCAGCACCGCTCCGGGCTGGACCTGGAAGTGGTGGTCGGCGAGCCGCAGGTGCACCGCGCCGAAGCGATCCAGCTGGGCTACTACATGCTGGGAATGTATGCCTCGCGCCGCTATTTAGAGGACTTTGGCACGCCCGCGAGCGTCGCGGAACTCAGCGAGCATGGACTGGTGTACTTCGTCGATTCGATGCTGCAGGTGGATGATCTGGATGCGCCGCGGCGACTGGTTCCCGGCATGCTGGATTCACTCAGTTCCACCAACGTTTTCGTCCACGTCGAGGCCACCCGTGCTGGCGCTGGGATCGGCTTCCTGCCCTGTTTTATGGCCGACCGCCACCCGGACCTGGTGCGGTTGCTGCCCGAGGACTTCCAGGAACGTCTCCCCTACTGGATGGTGCTGCGCCCGGACTCGTTGCGCCAGCCCGCCGTCGCTGCTGTAGCCGAGGCCCTGCGCCGCCGAACGGCCGCCGTCGAAGACGCCCTGCTGGGCCGCGAACCTCTGGATTACTGA
- the hpaD gene encoding 3,4-dihydroxyphenylacetate 2,3-dioxygenase, which yields MSNEIPKPSVPAPDIVRCAYMDLVVTDLAKSREFYVDVLGLHVTEEDENTIYLRSLEEFIHHNLVLRKGPVAAVASFAYRVKSPAEVDAAEAYYKELGCRTERRKDGFSKGIGDSVRVEDPLGFPYEFFYDVEHVERLTQRYDLYSAGELVRLDHFNQVTPDVPRGRKYLEDLGFRVSEDIKDSDGVTYAAWMHRKQTVHDTALTGGDGPRMHHVAFATHEKHNIIQICDKMGALRISDRIERGPGRHGVSNAFYLYILDPDGHRIEIYTQDYYTGDPDNPTVTWDVHDNQRRDWWGNPVVPSWYTEASLVLDLDGNPQQVIKRTDASEMAVTIGADGFSYTREPGEERGFKVGAQL from the coding sequence ATGAGCAACGAAATTCCCAAGCCCAGTGTCCCTGCTCCGGACATTGTCCGCTGCGCGTACATGGATCTGGTCGTCACCGATCTGGCCAAGTCCCGCGAGTTCTACGTGGACGTCCTCGGCCTGCACGTGACCGAAGAGGACGAGAACACCATCTACCTGCGCTCCCTGGAGGAGTTCATCCACCACAACCTGGTGCTGCGCAAGGGCCCGGTCGCCGCCGTGGCTTCGTTTGCCTACCGGGTGAAGTCCCCGGCCGAAGTGGACGCCGCCGAGGCCTACTACAAGGAACTCGGCTGCCGCACCGAACGCCGCAAGGACGGCTTCTCCAAGGGCATCGGCGACTCCGTCCGCGTGGAGGACCCGCTGGGCTTCCCGTACGAATTCTTCTACGACGTCGAGCACGTCGAGCGCCTCACCCAGCGCTACGACCTCTACAGCGCCGGCGAACTGGTCCGCCTGGACCACTTCAACCAGGTCACCCCGGACGTGCCCCGCGGCCGCAAATACCTTGAGGACCTGGGCTTCCGAGTCTCCGAAGACATCAAGGATTCCGACGGCGTCACCTACGCCGCCTGGATGCACCGCAAGCAGACCGTGCACGACACCGCCCTCACCGGCGGCGACGGCCCGCGCATGCACCACGTTGCCTTCGCCACGCACGAGAAGCACAACATCATCCAGATCTGCGACAAGATGGGCGCCCTGCGCATTTCGGACCGGATCGAACGCGGCCCCGGCCGCCACGGCGTCTCCAACGCGTTCTACCTGTACATCCTCGATCCGGACGGCCACCGCATCGAGATCTACACCCAGGACTACTACACCGGCGACCCGGACAACCCCACCGTCACCTGGGACGTCCACGACAACCAGCGCCGCGACTGGTGGGGCAACCCGGTAGTCCCCTCCTGGTACACCGAGGCCTCCCTGGTCCTGGACCTGGACGGCAACCCCCAGCAGGTCATCAAGCGGACCGACGCGTCCGAAATGGCCGTCACCATCGGGGCCGACGGCTTCTCCTACACCCGCGAGCCGGGCGAAGAACGCGGCTTCAAGGTCGGTGCCCAGCTGTAA
- the hpaE gene encoding 5-carboxymethyl-2-hydroxymuconate semialdehyde dehydrogenase codes for MSKHFVPENLPDHIQHYIDGKFVDSIGGETFEVLDPVSNQTYATAASGQTEDVDLAVAAAKHAFKEGPWPKMLPRERSRVLHKIADIVESRDDELAYLESYDSGLPITQAKGQARRAAENFRFFADLIVGLEDNAFKVPGRQINYVNRKPIGVAALITPWNVPFMQESWKLAPALATGNTVVMKPASYTPLSAALWPEIFREAGVPEGVFNLIFGSGGVAGDYLVKHPDVPIVSFTGDSSTGATISTAAAPQFKSLSLELGGKSPAVVFADADIEAALDATVFGVFSLNGERCTAGSRVLVQRDIYDDFVARFAERAKNIVVGLPSDPATEVGSLVHPNHFDKVMSYIEIGKSEGRLLAGGGRPEGFPTGNYVAPTVFADVAPDARIFQEEIFGPVVAITPFDTDEEALELANNTKYGLAAYVWTTNLKRAHNFAHAIESGMVWLNSNNVRDLRTPFGGVKASGLGREGGYRSVDFYTTQQSVQITLNEAHSPKFGVEVSRETGDA; via the coding sequence ATGGCAAGTTCGTCGACTCCATCGGTGGCGAGACCTTCGAGGTCCTGGATCCGGTATCCAACCAGACCTACGCCACGGCCGCCTCCGGCCAGACGGAAGACGTTGACCTCGCCGTCGCGGCCGCCAAGCACGCCTTCAAGGAAGGCCCCTGGCCGAAGATGCTGCCCCGCGAACGCTCGCGAGTGCTGCACAAGATCGCCGATATCGTCGAATCGCGTGACGACGAACTCGCCTACCTCGAGAGCTACGACTCCGGCCTGCCGATCACCCAGGCCAAGGGCCAGGCCCGCCGCGCCGCAGAGAACTTCCGCTTCTTCGCCGACCTTATCGTCGGGCTGGAGGACAACGCGTTCAAGGTGCCCGGTCGCCAGATCAACTACGTGAACCGCAAGCCGATCGGCGTCGCCGCCCTGATCACGCCGTGGAACGTTCCTTTCATGCAGGAGTCGTGGAAGCTCGCCCCGGCACTCGCGACTGGCAACACCGTGGTCATGAAGCCGGCCAGCTACACGCCGCTCTCCGCCGCGCTGTGGCCCGAGATTTTCCGCGAGGCGGGTGTGCCCGAGGGAGTCTTCAACCTGATCTTCGGATCCGGTGGCGTCGCGGGCGACTACCTCGTGAAGCACCCGGATGTGCCGATCGTCTCGTTCACCGGTGACAGCTCGACCGGTGCCACCATCTCGACCGCGGCCGCCCCCCAGTTCAAGAGCCTCTCGCTCGAGCTTGGCGGCAAGAGCCCGGCTGTTGTCTTCGCCGATGCCGACATCGAGGCCGCCCTCGACGCCACTGTTTTCGGTGTGTTCAGCCTGAACGGCGAGCGTTGCACCGCCGGCAGCCGCGTGCTCGTGCAGCGCGACATCTACGACGACTTCGTAGCTCGCTTCGCCGAGCGTGCGAAGAACATCGTGGTGGGTCTCCCGAGCGATCCCGCGACTGAGGTCGGTTCGCTCGTGCACCCGAACCACTTCGACAAGGTCATGAGCTACATCGAGATCGGCAAGTCCGAGGGCCGCCTCCTCGCCGGCGGCGGTCGTCCCGAGGGTTTCCCCACGGGCAATTACGTTGCACCGACAGTGTTCGCCGACGTCGCCCCTGATGCCCGGATCTTCCAGGAGGAAATCTTCGGGCCGGTCGTCGCAATCACCCCCTTCGACACCGATGAAGAGGCGCTCGAGCTCGCGAACAACACCAAGTACGGCCTCGCGGCCTACGTCTGGACGACGAACTTGAAGCGCGCGCACAACTTCGCGCACGCCATCGAATCGGGCATGGTGTGGCTGAACTCGAACAACGTGCGCGACCTGCGCACCCCGTTCGGTGGCGTCAAGGCCTCGGGCCTCGGACGCGAGGGCGGCTACCGCTCGGTGGACTTCTACACCACTCAGCAGTCGGTGCAGATCACCCTCAACGAGGCCCACTCACCCAAGTTCGGCGTTGAGGTCAGCCGGGAAACCGGCGACGCCTAA